Part of the Verrucomicrobiales bacterium genome, GCAGGTGGCACGCCCTGCGGGGTGCCGTGGTTTGGGAACGAGTTTCCGGGGATCTACGATCGCCCGGCTAATGTTTGTGAACCCTACGGGTTCCGGAGATCCCAAATGGAAAATGAGCAATGTGCAATCCCATGCTCCCCCCGCCCCACCTCATCCGCGGTGCACTTTGGGCAGATCGACGACCTTGCGTCCCTTGGTCTTGTTCTTGTTGTCGTCCTCCCGCTGGCCGTAGGAGTAATCGTAGTAGTTGTAGTAGTATCCACCCCCGCGCGGCCGACGCAGGCAGTTCAACACAATCCCCGCCACGGGTGCCCCCGCGTTCCGCAGCGTCTGCAAAGCCCGCGCCGAGGCTTTGCGCGGGGTCTTTCCCGCGCGCACCGTCAAACAGACCGTTTGAACGCCTTCGAGCACCAGCAAGGTATCGCTCACGGCCTGAATCGGAGCTGAGTCGATGACAATCCGATCATATTTTTCCAAGGCTTCTTCCAGTAACTTGGACATTCGCCCCTGGGCCAGCAGCTCAGCCGGGTTAGGTGTGGAGCTTCCCACCCCGATGATAAAGAAATCGTGGAACTCGGTGGTCTGAATGATCTCCTCAAGCGGCCGGCGGCCGGTCAGATAGTCCGCCACACCTGGATGGGTCGTGCGCTTGCCATACAATGATCGTTCCACATTGGGACGCCGGAGATCACAATCAATCAGCAGCGTGCGCAGGCCCTGTTGCGCCAAAGACATGGCGAAGTTGAGCGAAGTGAACGTCTTTCCCTCTTGAGGCATGGCGCTGGTGAACAGAAAGACGCGCCGGTCCTCAACCCTCCCCAACATCGACAAGGAGGCGCGCAGGGTGCGGAACGCTTCCGCGTTCTGGGAGGTGGAGTCCTCGGAGACGATGACTTGGTGCGCTGCTTGCTCCAAGTCCTTAATTTTGGGGATAGTGGCCAACACCGGAATACCCAACGCCTCTTCCGCCTGTTCGATGCTCTTACAAGTGTTATCCAGAGAATTAATACCGAGCGCGAGCCCAATACCTGAGAGCAGACCAAGGATCAAACCCAATACAAGGATCTTCATTCTTTGAGGACGTATGGGCTTCGTTGGTGGAAGCGCAGATTCAACCACGCGCACCTTGTAGCTGGCCAACTCCTTGGTGAGAGACGTTTCTTTCAGCCGACTCAATACAGCGTCATACATTGCACGATCCGATTCAACCTCGCGGCTAAGCACGCTGTACTGGATGGCCTTCTGGTTCAGTTCTAGCGCCGTTTTCTCCTGTTCCTGAAGCGCTTGTTCCAGTGCTATTTCTCCCGTCCTGCTGCTTTCAAACGTGGTCGCCATGCCCTGCTGAGCACGGAGGACCGCCGTCGCCAAGGCATCTCGCATCTCCGCCAACTGGCTCGCCATTTGCAAGTATTTCGGATGCTCTGGCCGATAACGTAACTTTAGGGTTGAGAAGTCCGCCTCCACTTTGGCGAGATTGAGCTGAAGGCCCATCACGGTGGGATCGGCAGCGATGGTAGGGATTGCCTGCAATTCTACGATGTTGGTGCCAAGCAGCCGTGCC contains:
- a CDS encoding polysaccharide biosynthesis tyrosine autokinase encodes the protein MTSPNNGYPPDRPAVENTGSGQMDARYVFHVILERAWIVASVFVVALLVTVAYLNRAPRIFAATATLQVEQREQKILKFEKVVQEDLQSMETMRTILQTIKTRILLERVAVTNHLAADPRFTPAEERVDGTALPTASELAHKLDRVVRVALRPGTRLIDVIVEHQNPELTAQIANSLVESFIRYGFEQDNAASTLASENLMREAERMKTKLHDSEVALQNYLSESKSISLEERQNIVTPKLKELSQRLTEAKATRIKQESEFAKARLLGTNIVELQAIPTIAADPTVMGLQLNLAKVEADFSTLKLRYRPEHPKYLQMASQLAEMRDALATAVLRAQQGMATTFESSRTGEIALEQALQEQEKTALELNQKAIQYSVLSREVESDRAMYDAVLSRLKETSLTKELASYKVRVVESALPPTKPIRPQRMKILVLGLILGLLSGIGLALGINSLDNTCKSIEQAEEALGIPVLATIPKIKDLEQAAHQVIVSEDSTSQNAEAFRTLRASLSMLGRVEDRRVFLFTSAMPQEGKTFTSLNFAMSLAQQGLRTLLIDCDLRRPNVERSLYGKRTTHPGVADYLTGRRPLEEIIQTTEFHDFFIIGVGSSTPNPAELLAQGRMSKLLEEALEKYDRIVIDSAPIQAVSDTLLVLEGVQTVCLTVRAGKTPRKASARALQTLRNAGAPVAGIVLNCLRRPRGGGYYYNYYDYSYGQREDDNKNKTKGRKVVDLPKVHRG